In Cryptomeria japonica chromosome 10, Sugi_1.0, whole genome shotgun sequence, a genomic segment contains:
- the LOC131079892 gene encoding uncharacterized protein LOC131079892 yields MGIVADRDISAQETCHMLQKLPLISCSRHFVSLNVSKKVLHRITNQNDNAELCKSYISAYMERPIELEKVSLIQSAQQFSYNGQRKKHKWQRLQKQAIVNVYPQFKSSPNEDDDNFEAYCWSELLLYKPFRHIPIDIGASTNQIIANWKLLYMDGYSRWHIYGVEQECTTDNDEDSDTNDFLHSHNEDQYEWEYLSQMSASNNITINDLQMLGKRDYDINFDWAEPHPTNPLHLTVVHFISTNKINCQLALFQPPSSATNAFPLAAKQKLALDLILAHYKSRQTIPPLRMIIQGTAGTDKSYLIQCIRKELNLSTIQEHNPLLVLAPTGVSAYNIQATTIHTTLRIPLRDMQPLTGQSLMFFQEQYKQLQYILIDEMSFLGPKLLSKIDSRLRQAFPH; encoded by the coding sequence ATGGGTATAGTTGCTGATCGAGATATCAGTGCAcaagaaacttgccatatgttGCAAAAGCTACCATTGATCAGTTGTTCCCGTCATTTTGTCTCCCTTAATGTTAGCAAGAAGGTCCTCCACCGTATTACTAATCAAAATGACAATGCTGAGCTCTGCAAATCTTATATTTCTGCTTATATGGAAAGGCCTATTGAATTGGAAAAAGTCTCACTAATACAATCAGCACAACAATTTTCATACAATGGCCAACGTAAGAAGCATAAATGGCAAAGACTacaaaaacaagcaattgtcaatgTTTACCCGCAATTTAAAAGCTCTCCAAATGAGGATGATGACAACTTTGAAGCCTATTGTTGGAGTGAGTTGCTATTGTACAAACCCTTTCGTCATATTCCTATAGATATAGGTGCATCAACAAACCAAATCATTGCAAATTGGAAGCTATTGTACATGGATGGTTACTCACGTTGGCATATTTATGGAGTAGAACAAGAATGCACAACAGACAATGATGAAGACTCTGATACTAATGATTTTCTACATTCACACAATGAAGACCAGTATGAATGGGAGTACCTTTCACAAATGAGCGCTTCTAACAACATCACCATCAATGATCTCCAAATGTTAGGAAAACGAGATTATGATATTAACTTTGATTGGGCCGAACCTCATCCCACTAATCCACTCCATCTTACTGTTGTTCACttcatctccacaaataaaataaattgtcAACTTGCCCTTTTCCAACCACCTTCTTCTGCCACTAATGCATTCCCTTTGGCAGCAAAACAAAAACTTGCACTTGACCTTATTCTTGCACATTACAAATCTCGCCAAACCATCCCACCTCTTCGCATGATTATACAAGGCACTGCAGGCACCGACAAATCATATTTGATACAATGCATTAGAAAAGAACTTAACCTTTCCACTATTCAAGAGCACAACCCTTTGCTTGTACTTGCCCCCACCGGCGTATCtgcatataatatccaagcaacaACAATCCACACTACCCTACGCATCCCTCTTAGAGATATGCAGCCTTTGACGGGCCAATCTTTAATGTTCTTCCAAGAACAATACAAACAATTACAATATATTCTAATTGATGAGATGAGCTTTTTGGGTCCTAAATTGCTTTCGAAAATTGACAGCAGATTACGTCAAGCATTCCCTCACTAG